In bacterium, a single genomic region encodes these proteins:
- the rplQ gene encoding 50S ribosomal protein L17 yields RLIEKLITIAKRNDLASTRLAARYVNNDRRILERLFKEIAPLFKERNGGYTRILRLPPRKGDDAQMAILELLEQPQKSFEIKAKG; encoded by the coding sequence GTAGGCTCATAGAAAAGTTGATAACCATTGCAAAGAGGAATGACCTTGCATCTACAAGGCTGGCTGCAAGGTACGTTAATAATGATAGGAGGATTCTCGAGAGGCTGTTTAAAGAAATTGCCCCTCTCTTTAAAGAGAGAAATGGGGGGTATACAAGGATTTTGAGGCTCCCACCTAGGAAGGGGGACGATGCACAAATGGCCATTTTGGAACTCCTTGAACAACCGCAAAAATCTTTTGAAATTAAAGCGAAAGGCTGA